One genomic segment of Brevibacillus laterosporus LMG 15441 includes these proteins:
- a CDS encoding RNA polymerase sigma factor: MYGEDVKQQVLFIYEQYYLDVYHFLLYYTGNQNDTEDLTQEVFVRVIRALERYESRANIKTWLFAIAKHIAIDHHRKKRWKSLFSIDVLKKHMSSDGLPEKAVESWEEEQELIRAIQKLPQHYRMVVILRGIQGYSVRETASIMDYSESQVKVTLHRALKKLEKELAGRIGGELYDGLAKR, encoded by the coding sequence TTGTATGGCGAAGATGTAAAACAGCAGGTGCTGTTCATTTATGAGCAGTATTATTTGGATGTCTATCATTTTCTGCTCTATTATACTGGCAATCAAAACGACACAGAGGACTTGACACAGGAGGTTTTTGTCCGTGTGATCCGTGCCTTGGAACGCTATGAGAGCAGGGCAAATATCAAAACATGGCTATTTGCGATAGCAAAGCACATTGCTATTGACCATCATCGCAAGAAAAGATGGAAAAGTCTGTTTTCCATTGATGTGCTAAAAAAACATATGTCTTCAGATGGTTTGCCAGAAAAAGCAGTAGAAAGCTGGGAGGAGGAGCAGGAGTTGATCCGAGCGATCCAGAAGCTCCCACAGCATTACAGAATGGTTGTCATACTAAGAGGAATTCAGGGATACAGCGTCAGAGAAACCGCCTCCATCATGGATTATTCGGAATCACAGGTGAAAGTGACCTTGCATCGAGCATTAAAGAAGCTTGAAAAGGAATTAGCAGGACGGATAGGAGGGGAGCTGTACGATGGATTGGCAAAAAGATAA
- a CDS encoding PepSY domain-containing protein has translation MDWQKDKELLVRLRRLHTKNKPSKDFVETLRARLEYQTNLVVHKRSRLFRPIQYGLGLASIFALLLYLFAPSMHKEALPPMSSYPTKQEFIAKPPVEVSDKQKQQQEQKQQPVSKQPISLKDSPIQKQTTKGKEQNDVTTPRSATKENRQEPNNPPPKEKALTYLQELGGEDIRGYQINPALSAPARGYIFMNRMVNGIPFLADSYKVELDESGQIKQSTITKNTDTNLKFPLPQQAISKATATQLFMKNMRLVYQGDEKPRLTYEFNFSGYIDAVSGQVREAKEEEQGQQSSKPIPIVSQSKKLIAHTPEEVVRILQQEFGIAVFGPNATDDAGSTENYKQYSWQMEEGKILKVETLDGQIMGFRISSSDEKDANTSTNAIHKELTGTATRIIERYMDANTKELQLIDVKKAGLTQTYQFIRSHQGIPVINRSYLVTLDTITEKVIGLHLGYSVQGPATLPDKSKAMTPEAAAAIYLKERPLSLVYTMLEDKKQQKVTPHLVYQIYYHDTPRLYVDAVTGEVIR, from the coding sequence ATGGATTGGCAAAAAGATAAGGAATTGCTTGTTCGCTTAAGAAGATTACATACAAAAAACAAACCAAGTAAAGACTTTGTGGAAACGTTACGTGCCCGTCTAGAGTATCAGACGAATCTTGTGGTGCATAAAAGAAGCCGATTATTTCGGCCAATTCAATACGGACTGGGATTAGCAAGCATATTCGCACTTTTATTGTACCTATTTGCGCCTTCAATGCATAAAGAGGCTTTGCCACCTATGTCCAGCTATCCTACGAAACAGGAGTTTATTGCGAAGCCCCCTGTTGAGGTATCAGATAAGCAAAAGCAACAGCAGGAACAAAAACAACAGCCCGTATCTAAGCAACCGATTTCTCTAAAGGATTCCCCTATCCAGAAACAAACGACGAAAGGAAAAGAACAAAACGATGTGACAACTCCAAGATCAGCAACAAAAGAGAATAGACAAGAACCAAACAATCCTCCCCCGAAGGAAAAGGCATTAACCTATTTGCAAGAGCTCGGTGGCGAGGATATAAGAGGATATCAAATAAATCCCGCACTGTCTGCTCCAGCTCGCGGATACATTTTCATGAACCGGATGGTAAATGGAATCCCTTTTTTAGCGGACAGTTATAAAGTGGAATTAGATGAATCAGGGCAAATAAAACAATCTACCATTACCAAAAACACAGATACGAATCTGAAATTTCCGTTGCCACAGCAAGCTATATCTAAAGCGACTGCTACACAATTATTTATGAAAAATATGAGGCTAGTCTACCAAGGGGATGAAAAGCCGCGTCTTACCTATGAATTTAATTTTTCGGGCTATATAGATGCGGTTAGCGGGCAAGTAAGAGAAGCGAAGGAAGAGGAGCAAGGTCAACAATCTAGTAAGCCTATTCCGATCGTATCCCAGAGTAAAAAACTAATTGCTCATACCCCAGAGGAGGTTGTGAGAATCCTTCAACAGGAATTTGGCATCGCTGTATTTGGACCTAATGCGACAGATGATGCTGGATCTACGGAAAACTACAAACAATATTCCTGGCAAATGGAAGAGGGAAAAATACTTAAGGTTGAGACCCTTGATGGACAAATAATGGGATTTAGGATTAGTTCATCAGATGAGAAGGATGCGAATACTTCTACCAATGCGATTCACAAGGAATTAACTGGAACGGCGACGAGGATCATCGAAAGATATATGGATGCCAATACGAAAGAGCTTCAATTAATCGACGTTAAAAAAGCAGGATTGACTCAAACCTATCAATTTATAAGGTCGCATCAAGGTATACCCGTTATTAACCGAAGCTATTTGGTAACGCTTGATACCATAACAGAGAAGGTAATTGGACTTCATCTAGGCTATAGCGTACAAGGCCCTGCTACACTACCAGACAAATCGAAAGCCATGACGCCAGAAGCAGCAGCAGCTATTTACTTGAAAGAACGACCGCTATCTTTAGTCTATACCATGCTAGAGGATAAGAAGCAACAAAAAGTAACTCCTCACTTGGTTTATCAAATATATTATCATGACACACCTAGGCTATATGTGGATGCGGTGACTGGTGAAGTAATTAGATAG
- a CDS encoding ABC transporter substrate-binding protein gives MNKMKHRLTALLTVCLAVSLTACSGETTPKEGVQPSPSQNQATDSAADHQASDVSLKTIYPLKVKDVTGEEFIFEKAPERIVSVSPAETETLFALGLEQQIMGVSDYDDYPASTKDKPKMGSIMAPNVESILAAKPDIVFTGISMKEETVKKFRELGVKIFKVEPKTYDDVIANIELYGKITDHQAEAKKAVDELQKTLDEVLAVVKPINQKKKVYLEFSPGWTVGSGEFLNQMIELAGGINVAGDTKGWVQINEETIIKQNPDVILYTQGVVDSKTNQFLEDIIRSRKGWSGIEAIKNNTVVGLDQNIISRPGPRLAQGLKEMAKAIYPDKFK, from the coding sequence ATGAACAAAATGAAACATCGTCTAACAGCATTGCTAACCGTATGCTTAGCTGTTTCGCTAACTGCGTGTTCCGGTGAAACAACACCAAAGGAAGGAGTACAGCCGTCCCCAAGTCAAAACCAAGCGACTGATTCTGCTGCGGATCATCAAGCGTCAGATGTTTCTCTAAAAACCATCTATCCGCTTAAGGTAAAAGATGTGACGGGAGAAGAGTTCATCTTCGAAAAAGCCCCGGAGCGTATTGTATCGGTATCGCCTGCCGAAACGGAAACCTTATTTGCTCTTGGACTTGAGCAACAAATTATGGGTGTTTCTGACTACGATGATTACCCAGCATCAACTAAGGATAAACCGAAAATGGGGAGCATTATGGCACCGAACGTTGAATCTATTTTGGCTGCCAAACCGGATATTGTCTTTACAGGAATTTCAATGAAAGAAGAAACAGTGAAGAAATTCCGAGAGCTTGGCGTTAAAATCTTTAAAGTAGAGCCGAAGACCTATGATGACGTGATCGCCAATATTGAGTTGTATGGTAAAATCACCGATCATCAGGCTGAAGCAAAGAAAGCTGTGGACGAGCTACAAAAGACTCTTGACGAGGTTTTAGCTGTTGTTAAACCTATCAATCAAAAAAAGAAAGTGTATCTTGAATTTTCTCCTGGTTGGACCGTTGGTAGCGGAGAATTTTTGAACCAAATGATTGAGCTTGCTGGCGGAATAAACGTAGCTGGTGACACGAAAGGCTGGGTACAAATTAACGAAGAGACCATTATAAAACAAAATCCTGATGTCATTCTTTACACACAGGGTGTGGTAGACTCAAAAACCAACCAATTCTTAGAGGATATTATTCGCTCCCGTAAAGGCTGGAGTGGGATCGAGGCGATTAAAAACAACACAGTCGTAGGACTTGACCAAAATATCATTAGTCGTCCGGGACCTCGCCTTGCTCAAGGTCTGAAAGAAATGGCGAAAGCAATCTATCCTGATAAATTTAAGTAA
- a CDS encoding FecCD family ABC transporter permease — translation MSTNSAYGQMNGKKRMVAGAVGIILLLLSVVASLAIGSVMLPMDEITRILLHQIPGMHSVIPVTWDESSTQIMLNVRLPRVILALLVGASLGIAGAAFQGVLRNPLADPFTLGVSSGASVGAAILIYFGLQYAWLGQWTVPLTAFVTGVCTLVIVLQMARENGKIPIETLILSGVVMQAFLGSIVSFLVAMSKQTINEILFWVMGSLAMRGWSYTGILLPYLAIGLLVLFAYARPLNMLALGERQAGHLGLHVERTKWIVLLTATLVTAAAVSVSGVIGFVGLVVPHLLRMIIGADYRLLIPMSALGGAVYVLWADTISRTLLAPTEIPLGVVTAFIGAPFFAMLLIRNKRKRRGG, via the coding sequence ATGAGTACAAATAGCGCTTACGGACAGATGAACGGGAAAAAAAGAATGGTAGCAGGAGCAGTGGGAATCATACTGCTCCTGCTGTCTGTTGTGGCTAGCTTGGCCATTGGTTCGGTTATGCTGCCGATGGATGAGATAACCCGCATTTTACTACACCAAATTCCTGGAATGCATTCCGTTATTCCCGTTACATGGGATGAATCCTCTACACAGATTATGCTAAACGTAAGATTGCCGAGGGTAATCCTGGCTTTGTTAGTCGGAGCTTCGCTTGGAATAGCGGGAGCGGCCTTTCAAGGTGTTTTACGCAATCCTCTAGCAGACCCTTTTACGTTGGGAGTATCCTCGGGTGCTTCAGTTGGGGCGGCGATACTTATCTATTTTGGCCTGCAATATGCTTGGTTAGGGCAATGGACAGTGCCATTGACTGCCTTTGTGACTGGAGTTTGCACATTAGTGATTGTGCTACAGATGGCAAGAGAAAACGGAAAGATTCCTATTGAAACCCTGATTTTATCCGGGGTAGTCATGCAAGCATTTCTAGGCTCGATCGTTTCATTTCTTGTGGCAATGTCCAAGCAAACCATCAATGAAATTTTATTTTGGGTGATGGGAAGTTTAGCTATGCGAGGCTGGTCATATACGGGAATCCTCTTGCCTTACCTAGCTATAGGACTTCTTGTTTTATTTGCATATGCTCGTCCCTTAAATATGCTTGCCTTAGGAGAAAGACAAGCGGGACACCTAGGCTTGCATGTAGAAAGGACGAAATGGATTGTACTATTGACAGCCACTCTTGTAACGGCAGCCGCTGTATCCGTATCAGGTGTGATCGGTTTTGTTGGATTGGTCGTTCCGCATCTGCTACGGATGATCATAGGAGCTGATTATCGTTTATTGATTCCCATGTCTGCTTTAGGTGGAGCTGTTTATGTGCTGTGGGCAGATACCATCTCCCGCACGTTGCTTGCTCCGACAGAAATACCGCTTGGAGTAGTAACAGCCTTTATTGGTGCACCGTTCTTTGCCATGCTACTGATCCGCAATAAACGGAAACGTAGGGGAGGATGA
- a CDS encoding ABC transporter ATP-binding protein, protein MTNRGQQQVTADKQQQSRGFSRHFNSQQTLQKDQNAPVISVCDVSHRYGNQAVLHQVSIEIGAGEWLGIIGPNGSGKSTLLSLMSRAETPSAGQILVYGKDIKSYGRKKLSQHMAVLQQETIPPIHYTVQEVVEMGRFPYQSWWGTEAEDSGPFIDSIMERLQLKRLANKRLDQLSGGQRQRAALAKLMAQSPSIVLLDEPTTYLDIHYQVQFMDVVQEWQRECGVTVVSVLHDLNLAALYCDRIIVLHDGRISAEGTPSEMMTTERLSDVFQVNTAIIKHPQTERPQVLVCPKQQVEKLIIE, encoded by the coding sequence ATGACGAACAGAGGACAACAACAGGTAACAGCAGATAAACAACAGCAAAGCCGTGGCTTTTCCCGACACTTCAATAGCCAGCAGACCTTGCAAAAGGATCAGAATGCACCAGTCATTTCAGTCTGTGATGTCTCACATCGATATGGAAATCAAGCGGTTTTACATCAGGTGAGCATTGAAATTGGGGCGGGTGAGTGGCTAGGGATTATTGGACCGAACGGCAGTGGTAAATCTACCCTGCTATCTTTGATGTCACGAGCAGAGACACCATCTGCTGGACAAATTCTTGTATATGGAAAAGACATTAAATCATATGGGAGAAAAAAATTGTCCCAGCATATGGCTGTCCTCCAACAGGAAACAATTCCTCCGATTCATTATACGGTTCAAGAAGTCGTAGAAATGGGACGTTTCCCATATCAATCCTGGTGGGGAACAGAAGCAGAGGATAGCGGACCATTTATTGATAGTATCATGGAACGATTGCAATTAAAGAGGTTGGCAAACAAAAGGCTAGATCAATTAAGCGGCGGACAACGACAGAGAGCTGCGTTAGCTAAGCTCATGGCTCAGTCGCCTAGCATCGTTTTGTTAGATGAACCTACTACTTATTTAGATATTCATTATCAAGTGCAATTCATGGATGTAGTGCAGGAATGGCAGCGGGAGTGCGGGGTAACGGTCGTGTCTGTTTTACACGATCTGAATTTAGCTGCTCTTTACTGTGATCGGATTATTGTACTACATGATGGAAGGATTTCGGCTGAGGGAACACCGTCGGAAATGATGACCACAGAACGACTTTCTGACGTTTTCCAAGTAAACACAGCGATTATCAAGCATCCTCAAACAGAGCGACCACAAGTGCTAGTTTGCCCGAAACAGCAAGTAGAAAAGCTGATAATTGAATAG
- a CDS encoding class I SAM-dependent methyltransferase — translation MSFSSSLLIALNKMFPLPVHPFNLANDGKMSYTEWQFRKGDQTIQFFLPFHSQEEMFKNKTVLDIGCGGGGKTCYYATFGPEKIIGIDIVPHYAEEGNAFAREKGLDHIASFMTGDASKMLFEDETFDTIIMNDAMEHVDNPEKTLEECFRVLKKGGHLYINFPPYYHPYGAHLSDAIGFPWVHSFFSEQTLIDAYRKLVQDLPDGKDRLGFRISKRPDGSEYFSYINHMTIRRFRNIQKGVHYPAVYQKEIPLRNVVANLAKTSLFREYFVKMVVCVYQKK, via the coding sequence TTGTCATTCTCTTCGTCATTACTTATCGCATTAAACAAAATGTTTCCTTTGCCGGTCCACCCGTTCAATCTAGCGAATGACGGTAAAATGAGTTATACCGAATGGCAATTTCGCAAGGGTGATCAGACCATTCAATTCTTCCTGCCATTCCATTCTCAGGAAGAAATGTTCAAAAATAAGACCGTGCTAGATATCGGCTGTGGCGGTGGTGGTAAAACCTGCTACTACGCTACATTTGGCCCAGAAAAGATTATCGGAATTGACATTGTCCCTCATTATGCAGAAGAAGGTAATGCCTTTGCTAGGGAAAAAGGCTTGGATCACATCGCTTCCTTCATGACCGGTGATGCATCCAAAATGTTATTTGAAGACGAGACGTTCGATACAATTATTATGAATGATGCGATGGAGCATGTAGATAACCCAGAGAAAACGCTGGAGGAATGCTTCCGTGTGTTAAAAAAGGGCGGTCATCTCTACATTAACTTCCCACCGTATTATCATCCATACGGCGCTCACTTGTCAGATGCAATCGGATTCCCTTGGGTTCACTCCTTCTTTTCTGAACAAACCCTGATTGATGCGTATCGTAAGCTCGTGCAGGATTTGCCAGACGGGAAAGATCGTTTAGGCTTTCGTATCAGCAAACGTCCAGATGGTTCCGAGTACTTCTCGTATATCAATCACATGACAATCAGACGTTTCCGCAACATTCAAAAAGGCGTTCACTACCCTGCTGTATATCAAAAAGAAATCCCTTTGCGCAATGTGGTAGCGAATTTAGCAAAAACATCTTTGTTCCGTGAGTATTTTGTGAAGATGGTTGTTTGCGTATATCAAAAGAAATAA
- the csaB gene encoding polysaccharide pyruvyl transferase CsaB produces MSRILISGYYGFNNAGDDVVLYGIITSLRREQPNISLSVLSNTPERTTSLFGISAHNRWKLSTIVRELKQSDLLVMGGGTLMQDVTSPRSVLYYLGIVTIAKLLGKPVVFYAQGFGPILKSFSRSMIKTVVNHVDVITVRDHESGEDFKACGVTKAPLYVTADPALTIHPEDISDERGAELVSPMFEDSSRPLVIFSVRDWKTEERFKQVIADAADYYQERGWNVLFLPMHFPSDIAPSEDILKVMQHKGAAMLKDHVSFHDIMCILKQADYVVGMRLHSLILACMLHIPFIGISYDPKIDRFVERAGMTCAGHIKDLTSEQLLTLLDDRMLHLDREQAIIRERADLLKAEAMKSSELVLQALASKK; encoded by the coding sequence ATGTCGCGAATTCTCATCTCCGGATATTACGGCTTTAATAATGCCGGGGACGATGTTGTGTTATACGGAATCATTACCTCGCTCAGACGAGAACAACCGAATATTTCCCTATCCGTGTTGTCAAATACGCCTGAGCGGACAACATCGCTATTTGGGATATCCGCCCATAATCGTTGGAAGCTCTCCACGATTGTGCGAGAATTAAAGCAAAGCGACCTGTTGGTAATGGGTGGCGGTACACTCATGCAGGACGTTACCAGCCCCCGCAGTGTACTCTATTATCTCGGGATCGTTACAATTGCCAAATTATTAGGCAAGCCCGTCGTATTTTATGCGCAAGGCTTCGGTCCTATCCTAAAATCCTTTAGCCGTTCCATGATTAAAACAGTCGTGAATCATGTAGATGTCATTACTGTACGCGATCATGAATCAGGTGAAGATTTTAAAGCTTGTGGGGTAACCAAGGCACCGTTATATGTTACAGCGGACCCTGCCCTCACTATTCATCCTGAGGACATTTCGGATGAACGCGGGGCTGAGCTGGTATCACCCATGTTCGAAGATTCATCCCGACCGCTTGTGATCTTTTCTGTTCGTGATTGGAAAACGGAAGAGCGTTTCAAACAGGTGATTGCCGATGCTGCGGATTATTATCAGGAACGTGGTTGGAACGTCTTGTTTCTACCCATGCATTTTCCAAGCGATATCGCCCCTTCTGAGGATATTCTGAAGGTGATGCAGCATAAGGGTGCGGCAATGCTCAAGGACCATGTCTCTTTTCATGACATTATGTGCATCCTGAAGCAAGCAGATTACGTGGTGGGGATGAGGCTTCACTCTTTGATCCTTGCTTGTATGCTTCACATTCCGTTTATCGGGATTTCCTATGATCCTAAAATTGATCGTTTTGTGGAACGTGCAGGCATGACCTGTGCGGGCCATATCAAGGATTTAACATCAGAGCAGTTGCTTACACTACTTGACGATCGTATGCTACATCTAGATCGGGAGCAAGCCATCATCCGTGAAAGGGCTGACTTGCTCAAAGCGGAAGCTATGAAAAGTAGTGAGCTCGTATTACAAGCGTTAGCCAGCAAGAAATAA
- a CDS encoding 50S ribosomal protein L11 methyltransferase, which yields MTKYWMKYTLSLPGELEEIFSYTIMETEYTLGWIEPQVEVITTNNGYDYAELTEKPMTAYLFEPLSTTEQEQTARLQRYLDQWEGRIKVTATEQVEEENESWKDEFTSVQVGDWVIAPSWEDAQVLEQAEHVLYIDPGAAFGTGYHGTTQDILRFLQESELAGKTILDVGAGSGILSIFSLLNGAAYPVYAADINPETDYQLKQNLALNQLSDQSVKVLIGDASVDDHLLSLEKYFDFIFINIGGEEVIQMLPLVKRTCKPTGRLLLSGIVEWILPQVVEAYEQAGFYVMEQKQSEEWVTLLLELCDNKGK from the coding sequence ATGACAAAATATTGGATGAAATATACGCTTTCCCTACCGGGAGAATTAGAGGAGATATTTTCCTATACCATTATGGAAACCGAATACACATTAGGATGGATTGAACCTCAAGTAGAGGTCATTACGACTAATAATGGATACGATTATGCAGAACTGACTGAGAAACCGATGACCGCCTATTTGTTTGAGCCATTATCCACTACGGAGCAGGAACAGACAGCTCGACTACAGAGATATCTTGATCAATGGGAAGGCAGAATTAAAGTCACAGCCACTGAACAAGTAGAGGAGGAGAATGAATCGTGGAAAGATGAGTTTACCTCCGTACAAGTGGGGGATTGGGTAATAGCTCCCTCTTGGGAAGATGCGCAGGTGCTAGAGCAAGCAGAGCATGTGCTCTACATTGATCCCGGTGCTGCCTTTGGAACGGGGTATCATGGAACAACACAGGATATTTTACGGTTTTTACAGGAGAGCGAATTAGCTGGCAAAACCATTTTGGATGTAGGAGCTGGTTCAGGAATTCTCTCTATTTTCAGCTTGTTAAATGGCGCCGCATATCCTGTCTATGCCGCAGATATCAACCCGGAGACTGATTATCAGCTAAAGCAAAATCTGGCTCTTAATCAATTATCTGATCAATCTGTGAAGGTGCTGATAGGGGATGCATCCGTCGACGATCATCTGTTATCCTTGGAAAAATATTTTGATTTTATCTTCATTAATATTGGCGGAGAAGAAGTGATACAAATGCTGCCGCTAGTAAAACGTACCTGTAAGCCTACTGGCCGCTTACTCCTATCAGGAATAGTAGAATGGATTTTGCCACAGGTAGTAGAAGCCTATGAACAAGCAGGATTTTATGTGATGGAACAAAAACAGAGCGAAGAATGGGTGACACTCTTATTGGAATTGTGCGACAATAAAGGAAAATAG
- a CDS encoding thiolase family protein yields the protein MAEPIVIVAAKRTPIGTFGGMFQDVSARKLAELTIRDIMDTTGIDPEDIDEVILGNCIQRTDEPNIARTALLDAGLPQQVTGLTVQRQCSSGMQAIVSGLQQIALGDSEVVIAGGVESMSRAPYVLKQARFGKRLMHGEMTDALWELLTDPHHDILMGETAERLADRYKISREEQDEIAYLSHQKAAHATKEGLFKDEIIPIVLSKKNKTNTLTADEHIRPDITLDALATLKPTFREEGTVTAGNASGLNDGASAVLLMKESKAKNLGLTVLGRIVSYAWAGVEPDLMGYGPVPATQKALKKAGLRLQDIQLIEVNEAFASQYLAVEKLLELDRTITNVNGSGISLGHPVGSTGCRLIVTLLHEMKRRQLHRGLATLCVGGGLGMSMIVER from the coding sequence ATGGCAGAGCCTATCGTAATTGTCGCAGCAAAACGGACGCCCATTGGAACATTTGGCGGTATGTTTCAGGATGTGTCAGCACGTAAATTAGCTGAACTAACGATTCGTGACATCATGGATACAACAGGGATCGACCCCGAAGACATTGATGAGGTTATTCTAGGTAATTGTATTCAACGTACAGATGAGCCGAATATTGCAAGAACAGCTCTTTTAGACGCTGGTCTGCCCCAGCAAGTGACAGGATTGACTGTTCAGCGACAATGTTCCTCCGGTATGCAGGCAATTGTTTCAGGTCTGCAACAGATAGCTTTAGGAGATAGCGAGGTTGTAATCGCGGGCGGTGTGGAGAGCATGAGTCGCGCTCCTTATGTCTTGAAGCAGGCCCGTTTTGGCAAGAGGCTCATGCATGGTGAAATGACAGACGCTTTATGGGAGCTGCTTACAGACCCGCATCACGATATTTTAATGGGTGAAACAGCAGAACGTTTGGCGGATCGCTATAAGATCAGCCGGGAGGAGCAGGATGAGATCGCTTATTTAAGTCATCAGAAAGCGGCGCATGCCACGAAAGAGGGGCTTTTTAAGGACGAAATCATCCCGATTGTTTTGAGTAAAAAAAATAAAACGAACACGCTCACCGCAGATGAGCATATTCGCCCAGACATTACGCTCGATGCCTTAGCTACATTAAAGCCAACCTTTCGTGAGGAGGGAACGGTTACAGCGGGGAATGCTTCAGGCTTAAATGATGGTGCCTCTGCCGTGCTATTAATGAAAGAGAGTAAAGCTAAAAATCTTGGACTTACTGTACTAGGGCGCATTGTATCTTACGCATGGGCCGGAGTCGAGCCTGACTTAATGGGGTATGGACCAGTGCCAGCCACACAAAAAGCCTTGAAGAAAGCAGGGCTTCGTTTGCAAGACATACAACTGATTGAGGTTAATGAAGCATTTGCTTCTCAGTATTTGGCGGTAGAAAAGCTATTGGAATTGGATCGAACCATTACGAACGTAAATGGCAGTGGGATATCGCTTGGTCATCCAGTCGGCTCAACAGGCTGCCGCTTAATCGTCACCCTCCTGCATGAAATGAAACGCCGCCAGCTGCATAGAGGGTTAGCTACTTTATGTGTAGGTGGCGGACTGGGTATGAGTATGATTGTTGAACGATAA
- a CDS encoding LCP family protein has translation MQVKQKETVKKVIVIVLCVLFLALLAYLGTAFQQYKQMTQDWYEPLPQVSGSSFPHNTSILQTPGVPLDQSPNLTAEELYHKEQTLQPFSMMLIGTDSRKGERARSDTLLIATINPITQQAQLISIPRDTYIKIPGKGFDKVNHATAFGGPALLKKTLEDYLSIKIDRYATIDFDGFRKLIDELGGVEVTVKKRMKYTDPSDGTNIDLYPGKQVLNGKQALDYARYRKSDVGHEDSDYERIARQQEIIRALANKGGSMDAFLKAFKLMEILGKHIKTDLTQNEISSLLVTYYDPKKNHITTETIRGRDERIWNHSTLGWYYLVSSGERERIQEKIKKVLSAKAEDNQR, from the coding sequence ATGCAAGTCAAGCAAAAGGAAACCGTCAAAAAAGTGATCGTCATTGTCCTTTGCGTCTTATTTTTAGCGTTGTTAGCCTATCTAGGTACTGCTTTTCAACAATACAAGCAGATGACGCAAGATTGGTATGAGCCGCTTCCTCAGGTGAGCGGCTCTTCATTTCCACACAACACCTCCATTTTGCAGACGCCAGGGGTTCCCTTGGATCAGTCCCCCAATCTTACAGCAGAAGAGCTTTATCACAAAGAACAAACCCTTCAGCCCTTTAGTATGATGCTAATCGGTACGGATAGTCGAAAAGGGGAGCGGGCACGCTCCGATACCCTACTGATAGCTACCATTAATCCGATAACGCAACAAGCACAATTGATCTCAATTCCTCGTGATACCTATATAAAAATTCCCGGTAAAGGCTTTGATAAAGTAAATCACGCTACTGCCTTTGGCGGACCGGCTCTGTTAAAAAAAACCTTGGAAGACTACTTATCCATTAAGATTGACCGTTATGCCACGATTGATTTTGATGGCTTCCGAAAGCTTATTGATGAATTGGGCGGTGTAGAAGTAACTGTCAAAAAACGTATGAAATATACTGATCCTAGTGATGGAACCAATATTGATCTATATCCGGGCAAGCAGGTTTTGAACGGGAAGCAAGCGCTAGATTATGCACGCTATCGTAAAAGTGATGTAGGCCACGAAGACAGCGACTACGAACGAATTGCTCGTCAGCAGGAAATTATCCGAGCCTTAGCTAATAAAGGAGGCTCCATGGATGCATTTTTAAAGGCTTTTAAATTAATGGAGATCTTAGGCAAACATATTAAGACAGACCTCACACAAAATGAAATTTCCTCGTTACTTGTCACCTACTATGATCCTAAAAAAAATCACATCACGACAGAAACGATTAGAGGACGTGATGAACGCATCTGGAATCATTCAACACTTGGCTGGTACTATTTAGTTTCTTCCGGTGAGAGAGAACGAATCCAGGAAAAAATAAAAAAAGTATTGAGTGCGAAAGCAGAAGATAACCAGAGATGA